In Shouchella patagoniensis, the following are encoded in one genomic region:
- a CDS encoding pentapeptide repeat-containing protein: MHKELTSDCGNCFGLCCVALPYAKSADFPLNKNAGEPCRHLCSDSRCSIHSELRGNGFRGCIAYECFGAGQHVSQVLYEAKDWRTDPYIASEMFLVFPLVQQLHEMLAYLKQSIHVNERKSLASELKKMYNETIALTELTPENILKIDLTSHRAKVNVLLVETSSTYRDGYETKKNQKKQVDYSGANLRGRDLKGKDFRGALFIAADLKMSDLRRVDCIGADFRDADLSGANLKEALFLTQSQLNSAKGDLSTSIPPDFTIPKHWLIS, translated from the coding sequence ATGCATAAAGAATTAACATCGGATTGTGGGAATTGCTTTGGTTTATGCTGTGTGGCATTGCCTTATGCCAAATCAGCTGATTTCCCACTTAACAAAAACGCTGGTGAGCCGTGCCGCCATCTATGCTCTGATTCTCGTTGTTCTATCCATAGTGAGTTAAGAGGGAACGGGTTTCGAGGTTGTATTGCTTATGAATGTTTTGGTGCGGGTCAACATGTATCTCAAGTACTCTACGAAGCAAAGGATTGGCGTACTGACCCTTATATTGCTTCTGAAATGTTCTTAGTATTCCCTCTAGTACAACAGCTTCATGAGATGCTTGCCTATTTGAAACAATCGATACATGTAAACGAAAGAAAATCACTCGCAAGCGAGTTAAAAAAGATGTACAACGAGACAATCGCATTAACCGAGCTAACTCCCGAGAATATTCTTAAAATCGATTTGACTTCTCATCGTGCAAAAGTAAATGTGTTACTAGTAGAAACAAGCAGCACATACCGTGATGGATATGAAACAAAGAAGAATCAGAAGAAACAAGTTGATTATAGTGGAGCGAATTTAAGAGGGAGAGATTTAAAAGGGAAGGATTTCCGAGGTGCATTATTCATCGCAGCAGATTTGAAGATGAGCGATTTACGTCGCGTTGATTGCATTGGCGCTGATTTTAGAGATGCGGATTTAAGTGGTGCAAATTTAAAAGAAGCTTTATTCTTAACACAATCACAGCTTAATTCTGCAAAAGGTGACCTATCTACTAGCATTCCCCCAGATTTTACGATCCCAAAACATTGGTTAATAAGCTAG
- a CDS encoding GNAT family N-acetyltransferase, with product MTELTALVLRPLLLEDYPVVLKWSKDELFCRANGWELGRDADEVYRWWDLCVHLQSSTIYRKGIELDGKLIGYVDLANSYKGVGELGIAIGETDLWGKGIGQRAARMMIDYMAMGFGITTFKAETNEANERSRRMLERIGFKESSRNGMEEYCGKSGILIQYTFSL from the coding sequence ATGACAGAATTGACCGCTTTGGTGCTAAGACCTCTTCTTTTAGAGGATTATCCAGTCGTTTTGAAATGGAGTAAAGATGAGTTGTTTTGTAGAGCAAATGGATGGGAATTAGGACGTGATGCTGATGAAGTCTATCGCTGGTGGGATCTGTGTGTTCATTTACAATCAAGTACAATTTACCGAAAAGGCATTGAGTTAGATGGTAAATTGATTGGTTACGTCGATTTAGCGAATAGTTATAAAGGTGTTGGGGAGCTAGGTATTGCTATTGGTGAGACTGATTTATGGGGGAAGGGCATTGGTCAACGAGCGGCACGAATGATGATTGACTATATGGCAATGGGGTTTGGTATAACAACGTTTAAAGCAGAAACCAATGAAGCTAATGAACGTTCAAGGAGAATGTTGGAACGAATCGGTTTTAAAGAGAGTAGTCGAAATGGTATGGAAGAATAC